A part of Oncorhynchus kisutch isolate 150728-3 linkage group LG2, Okis_V2, whole genome shotgun sequence genomic DNA contains:
- the LOC109907565 gene encoding E3 ubiquitin-protein ligase rnf146 — protein MASCGEVDHTVSSLPSSKKGSGDSACTVSSGSSPALPVPECAICLQSCVHPVQLPCRHVFCFLCVKGASWQSKRCALCRQEVPEDFLEHPTLLSPEELKTGGWGATGDNAWYYEGRNGWWQYDERTSRELEDAFSKGKKTAEMLIAGFLYVADLENMVQYRRNEHGRRRKIKRDVVDIPKKGVAGLRLDTEGGAQGSAAAGRGNSADGADTSAAAVQQAAASPATSTVLSAPARPPTSLGGQPGSLTSPSLEDTLALLHISPTDAPERAEVGEGEEGEEEATATPSMSSGPNTSVDGSGDWSDDEGDGEAVDPREQRLRLGESPEDRSPPGAEASSSSSVRSRRPDGQCTEV, from the coding sequence ATGGCTAGCTGTGGTGAGGTTGACCACACTGTGAGCTCGCTCCCATCCAGTAAGAAGGGGAGTGGTGACTCTGCCTGCACTGTTTCCAGTGGCTCATCACCTGCCCTGCCTGTCCCAGAATGTGCAATTTGCCTGCAGAGCTGTGTCCACCCTGTCCAGCTACCCTGCCGCCATGTCTTCTGCTTCCTGTGTGTGAAAGGGGCGTCCTGGCAGAGCAAGCGCTGTGCTCTCTGTAGACAGGAGGTTCCCGAGGACTTCCTGGAGCACCCCACTCTGCTGTCCCCCGAAGAGCTTAAGACCGGAGGGTGGGGTGCCACAGGGGACAATGCCTGGTACTATGAGGGGAGGAATGGCTGGTGGCAGTATGACGAAAGGACCAGTCGTGAGCTGGAGGACGCTTTCTCCAAGGGCAAGAAGACTGCTGAGATGCTGATAGCCGGGTTCCTGTACGTAGCCGACCTGGAGAACATGGTGCAGTACCGGCGCAATGAGCACGGCCGCCGCCGCAAGATAAAACGGGACGTTGTGGACATCCCCAAGAAAGGGGTGGCGGGCCTCCGTCTGGACACCGAGGGTGGCGCGCAGGGGTCCGCTGCGGCAGGGAGAGGGAACTCTGCAGACGGGGCTGATACTTCAGCAGCCGCAGTGCAGCAGGCTGCAGCATCTCCAGCTACCTCCACAGTCCTGTCTGCTCCTGCCAGGCCTCCCACCTCTCTGGGGGGCCAGCCTGGCAGCCTGACCAGCCCCTCCCTGGAGGACACCCTGGCCCTGCTCCACATCAGTCCCACAGATGCGCCAGAGAGGGCTGAGgttggggagggagaggaaggggaagaaGAGGCCACTGCTACACCCTCCATGTCATCTGGTCCTAACACCTCTGTGGATGGTTCTGGGGACTGGAGCGACGATGAGGGTGATGGGGAGGCAGTGGATCCACGGGAGCAGAGACTGCGTTTGGGGGAGAGCCCAGAGGACAGGTCCCCCCCTGGGGCTGAGGCCTCCAGCAGCAGTAGTGTGAGGTCGCGAAGGCCTGACGGCCAGTGTACTGAAGTGTGA